TAGAATAACATATTTCGCTattgctagttagcaacttcctttaCACTGCAGCACAGACATAAAAATGGCCTCCAcgagttaatctgactctggggaagtagataaagagcTTCACTGCCAAATCtcgaactgtccctttaagagcTGGGGAAGAACTATTTAAGAACCTTACTTTTTTCAGTGTAGGCCTACTAGAAAAATAACCTATTTGGGGAAGTGAGAAAAGACGTGGTAGGCCTTGTGTAATTCAAAGTTGGCCTAAATGTTCCATTGTTGATGCAGCATATGTCGCATTGCTTTGCATGAGATGCTATAGGCCTTTGTGTTGGAATATCCGATGATGTTATTTATAgatcaaaataaaaaaaaatgctgTGTATATCTCAGCGTGTATTTACAGTCATGGCAACGTATCTAGGTGAGCTGCATCAACAGCCTTGATCTCCAATTCGTATGCAGCCTTGGTGAATTCCTAATATCGACGTAAAGGGGAAACATTGCGTTTAGGTTTAGGGCCGCAGAGTGTTTGACTGGGCCAGTACTGAGCTGAGCCCGTGGAAGTGTTGCAGAAGTGAGCATTACTGCAGTGATACAAACCCGAACAAACCCGAGTGAGAACAGCGGCAGCCACAGCACAGCGAAAAGACGCAGAGCCTCGATACAGTCTGCAGCTAAATAGAATTAGCATAACAGGCCCTACAATCACCCGTAAAAAGTTCCGCTAGAGCTGAAATCTATGTGTTGCTGTGTCGTTGCGTTTGAGGGATTTGTTTCTGTGTGTTGGCTTTTTTCCTGCTGCGCTTCTGGCACGCGCGCgctcaacgcacacacacacacacacacatacacacacaacaccaacAGCAGCAGTGGGGTCTGCGCAAATAAGTtattcaccccctcctctccccctgcgcTCACTTGGTGCACAATTGCGATTGCAGCTACAACACACCAGCAACCATAAGCTTGCGCCTAACAGTGCCGTAACGggggagaaatacacacacacacacacacacacacacacacacacacacacacacacacacacacacacacacacgcacacgcacacgcacacgcacacacacgcacacacacacacacacacacacacacacacacacacacacacacacacacacacacacacacacacacacacacacacacacaggggggtcactctctcagtctctcactcaCCAGTTGGGTTCTTGGTTTTCTTGAGACTCTTGCCACAAAGACACTGCAGCATATGCGATCCTTTGCTGTAAATGTTCCAAAGAAACCTCATCGATTTGGTCGAGGAGCGCTCCAGCAGCCTAGACACCCTCATGGGGACTCGCTCCCCCCGCTTGCATAACAGCCAGGTCCCGTTGGGCTTAGCTTTGCGACTCGGCCCAACCAGCTGGACCATAGAACAGAACAGGTGAATCCCAGGGTCCTTCGCGTTGGCGCTTAGCTGCAGAAACGCTTCGTTATACCTCAGAATGAAGGCGAATGCTGCAGTTTCCTCCACTTGCTCCTGCTCCTTAACGGTATCGCTGCTGCGGGTACTGCTGCTGCCGCCTGGCCGGCGCGTCAGAAGCCCAAATAGACTCTTTAGATCGCATCTGCCGCACAGGGGGAGCGGTGCGGCAGACAGACATGCGGAGCTAGCGTGTAGTCGGCGAAACGCAGGGGATTTCTGGACAAAAAACCATTGCATATTAGTTCGTACGTTCCCGAGGTGAGGGTGGATATGGGATCGGTCCGTTAGTGAACCCGTAGGGGTACCATCCCTATGCGAACACTGCAGCGGAGCTTTCTAACCAATAACGCATAGCCAAACGCTGGAGCCCCGAATCCAAATCAAGTCGCGTCGTCACGTTGGTGAAGGCTACTCGCTTTTACTGTAAATCCCAGCAGGAATCAATCCCTTCGTTCCTGCGTCTTTAAAAAAAACGTGTTTAATATTTAATAAAGCCTAGGCTTTTTAAAATGAATAATCCATGCTTCTCTGATAGAGTCCCAgtgcactgctgctactctcctaTCCGGGTAGTTTCtgttttctctttccccctcttcttttcctctctttcACCTTGTTGATGAAAATAAGCTGACTATGGCCCTCCCTTCTCCCAAAAGTATAACGCATCCGGTAGGGATGTGTGTGCGTGGTCCCGTACCCCTGCGCTGGAGAGAGGCGGGCgcgaggagggggaggaagggggggggggggttcaagcTAAGATATCCGCTTTCCATTACGTAGACACGTGGTTTCCACATCATCACCTACGAACGAGACGCTCCCCCAGTTTTGGTAAAAGTGACTCGAGATATCGTCACTTCACGGGTCGGCTCGCTCTCTCCCGTCTTTTCCAGTCACTTCCAAACCGTGATTTGAGTTCTCCATTGGGGGGAGAACATAGGCTTAGGCTCACGCAGGTGGGTGAAACGTCCAGTGCGTTGTAGAGCCATATGTAAAATAATAGAGCAACAATTATCCTGTAGTTTATTGATAAAGTGCTCTCTAGCTAGAAttcgtaatgtgtgtgtgtgtgtgtgtgtgtgtgtgtgtgtgtgtgtgtgtgtgtgtgtgtgtgtgtgtgtgtgtgtgtgtgtgtgtgtgtgtgtgtgtgtgtgtgtgtgtgtgtgtgtgtgtgtgtgtgtgtgtgtgtgtgtgtgtgtgtgtgtgtgtgcgtgtgtgtattccAGCAGATACATTGAAGTGCAGCGCTGCAGCATTGAGCAGCATTTTGTTGGCTATAACCGCTATCCGTGGATCCGACCTGCTCCACCCGCATAGCACCAGCTCGACATCCGGTGCTGAAAGGACAGCGCCAGGACCGGCATCATGTCAGTGGTGACGCATTCTCCCATTTTCCCTACATGTTCTGCCATATATAATTAGTTTGGATTCTAACTTTCGACAAGAGAGCCATATTGCCCAGCCTTGAACCCCCAAGAAAGGTGAAATAACAGCAATAGAGCGGGTGATAACTCTATTCATGCAAGGCACTACCGCTTTATTTGAACAACGTTGTTCAGTCACTTCTCAGTGTTCAAGGCCAGCGCTTAGCACTATTACACAACACATAAACAGCTCAGAACATTTGCAGCAGGTGAGAAGATGTAAAATATTGCATAGGAGGTCGGCTGTGGTGTGTATTGAACCACCACAGTAAAAACTTGTCAGTTTTCTTAAAATGTGTTTCTAAATATATGGTTATAATATACAGTGCCCTgggaaagtattcaccccttttgacttttcccacattttgttatgttacagccttattctaaaatggatgaataaAAAACacaacatctacacacaatacctccattgatcatccttgagatgtttctacaacttgattgtaagTCCACTgcgttaaattcaattgattggacatgatttggaaaggcacacacctgtctatataaggtcccacagttgacagtgcatgtcagagaaaaaaccaagccatgaggtcaaaggaattgtccgtagagctccgagacaggattgcgtagaggcacagatctggggaagggtaccaaaaaatttctgcagcattgaaggacttcaagaacacagtggtctcctcatttttaaatggaagaagtttggaaccaccaaggccaaactgagcaatcgagggagaagggccttggtcaacctgatagtcactctgacagagccccagaattactctatggagatgggagtaccttccagaaggacaaccatctctacaacactccatcaatcaggcctttgtggtagagtggacagacagatgccactcctcagtaaaaggcacatgacagcccgcttggagtttgccaaaaggcacctaaagactctcagaccatgagaaacaagattctctggtctgatgaaaccaagactaaATTATTTGGCCTGAATCTCAAGCTTCACGtgcggaggaaacctggcactggtggtggcagcaccatgctgtggggGTATTTTTGaggtacagggactgggagactagtcacgaccgagggaaagatgaacggagcaatgtacagcgagatccttgatgaaaacctgctccagagtgctcaggacctcagaatggagcaagggtttaccttccaacaggacagcgaccctaagcacacagccaagacaacataggTGTGTCttcaagacaagtctctgaatgtccttgagtggcccagtcagagcccagacttgaacccatgtctggagagacctgaaaatagctgtgcagcaacgctccccatcccacctgacagagcttgagaggatctgcataggagaatgggagaaactccccaaatacaggtgagccaagcttgtagcgtcatacccaagaatatttgaggctgtaatttctgccaaaggtgcttcaacaaaatactgagtaaagggtctgaatacttatgtaaatgtgatatttctgtatagttaaaaaatatatattttttgcaaaaACTAATAGAAACCAGATTTTGCTttttcattttggggtattgtgtgtagattaatacaaaaacaaagattgaatacattttagaataaggctgtaacgtaacaaaatgtgaaaaaagtcaagaggtctgaatactttcagaaggcaatGTATATTTTTTGAATAATTttttgaatatatattttttgaataattttttgaatatatatattttgaataattttttgaatatatattttctgaatatatattttttgaatatacaatatacatgttgacttgttggctgcttttccttccctctgcggtccaactcatcccaaaccttctcaattgggttgaggtcaggtaattgtggagaccaggtcatctgatgcagcactccgtcactctccttcttggtcaaatagcccttacacagcctggaggtgtgttgggtcaatgtcccactaagcgcaaaccagatgggatggcgtatcactgcagccATGCTGAttcagtgtgccttgaattctaaataaatcacagacagtgtcaccagcaaagcacccccacaccatcacacctcctcctccatgcttcacggtgggaaccacacatgcggagatcatccgttcacctactctgagtctcacaaagacaccgtGGTTGcaaccaaaaatcgcaaatttggactcagaacaaagaacagatttccaccggtctaatgtcaagtgctcgtgtttcttgggccaagtaagtctcttcttcttattggtgtcctttagtagtgatttcttggcagcaattcaaccatgaaggcctgattcacgtggTCTATtctgagcagttgatgttgagatgtgtctgttgcttgaactctgtgaagcatttatttgagctgcaattcctgaggctggtaactctaatgaacttatcctatgcagcagagttaactctgggtcttcctttcctgtggtggtcctcatgagagactgTTTCATTacaacgcttgatggtttttacaacttgagattttccagattgactgaccttcatgttttaaagtaatgatggactgtcgtttctctttgcttatttgacctgttcttgccaattaatggacttggtattttaccaaatagggctgtcctctgtataccacccctaccttgtcacaacacaactgattggctcaaacgcattcagaaggaaagaaattccacaaatgaacttttaacaaggcacaccagttaattgaaattcattccacatgactacctcatgaagctggttgagagaatgccaagagtgtgcaaagctgtcatcaaggcaaagggtggctactttgaggaatttcaaatgtaaaatatattttgatttgtttaacacttgtttggttactacatgattccatgtgttatttcatagttttgatgtctcattattattctaccatgtagaaaatagtaaaaataaagaaaaacccttgaatgagtaggtgtgtctgtatatatattttattagtATTTATTTTTGATATTCCATAGGCTACACCCAGGCTGTAAAATCTGTGCTACTTTCTGCATTCCATTCCAAAATCATTTTTCCTTCGAACTCTCCTTGCCAGAGAGTGAAGGCTTGTTTTTCACAATGCAATTCCACCCTCATCTACTTCAGTTTTCAGAATGGATTTCGGCGACCCTCTACCAGAGTGAGAGAACAGttgtagtgtgagagagagagagagagagagagctccccaTTCACTGATCTTTGTCACAGTACTGAATGGGCAGGCCACTCCTGGGACTATCCTATGGTTCCCTGTCAGCCACTATTAAATAGCCCTCAATGATAGACCAGGCTGGTACTGGTCCTTTCAGATACtgtctgcttcctaaatggcacACTTCTCCGTACAGAGTGCACTAGTATATGAACCCCCCTCCCCATTTCCTTGCTCAttatatctctacctctctctctctttctctccctctcttctctcagacAACACCTTTTACTTATTTGCAAGTCTTTGAAAAGAACACATATTACATTCCAAAAACATTTAAAAGATGGGCACATCCCCATGGCAACAAAACAACTAAACTCAACCTTGGATAACTGCGGTGATTGCTTTACTCTGTACAATCATTGTGGTCCGTCAATATGCCCCAAGAgaactgtggtgtggtgtggtgtggtgtggtgtgtgtgtgtgttgcatcacTCAGAGAATGTAATTTTATTACAGCTGAGTCTACACACCAGAGGGGGGTCTCTAACATGATAAAGCCCAAGCAGAAAGCCTCTACAGTCCTATAGTCTTTAACCTCTGGTGGGTAGAGAAGACTAGAGCACTCAGATGTGCGACCAGTATATTCAATCACATGCATTGGATTAGGACTTCCAGACTGTCTGCAGTACATTGGAGAATACAAGATGGTCCTTCTATTGAtgaactactgtctatatgtttGATTCATCACAGACACAATGTATAGGTGATTGTGCCGTATGTTCTTTATTCTATCATTTTAGACCAAAAACACAAACAACATTAGCGATGTATCATTATAACCATTAAAAGGTTTTGGAGTAGCAATACCTCTTCCCCTAGTTGAGCACACATGTTCTACAGCAGGCTACACCTATTAGTGAATCAAATTTATGAGGCGCTCTGATTTCTGCTTAATATCACCACCTGCTGGCCATTCAAAACACTgacaggcagctacactaataatatatgccatttagcagacgcttttatccaaagcgacttacagtcatgtgtgcatacattctatgtatgggtggtcccggggatcgaacccactaccctgttacaagcgccatgctctaccaactgagctacagaaggaccacactacATATGTAAACTAACTCTGCCATATGTGCCTAACATAACTATTTTCCAGGTCATGGAAATGTAATAGATGATTGAAATGATAGATGATAATAGATGATAAGATGATTGAAATGTAATGATAATAGATTAATAAAATATCTTGAAAGTGTTTGAGAGACAcacacgacagacagacagacagacagactttgcTCCTCTGTCCCTCGCACATGTATTCTGGTGAAATCTGCCTGATCGTGCGATAGCTGACATTCTGTTGAAGTAAAACGAAACGAGAGCGCTGCGTGACCAGGCTAACTCCTTCATAGGTGCCAGACACTGTTCCTcttgctgtgctgctgctgctgctgggccaGACGGGAGAGCACCTGTCTTCTGTGAAACACCACCAGACGGCGCTGTAGAGTAGGGCTCACACCCTCCATAGTGACCTCACTCTGCCCGTACCTGGCCCCAGCTGTCCCCTGCGCCCAAAACCCCTCACTGCAGCATAGctagggagaaggagaaagatggggatgggagggggagagagggagaaaggagaggagcagcagagggagagggagagctcaTAAATGTTGAGCATTTTTCAGTCTGAAAAAAGTACTACTCAAAGTATTACTATAAATCATTACAATGATGTAATCATGGTTAGCCCACCTGTTGGAGCCTCTTGCAGGTCTGGGAGATATTCTTAATATCCGCCCACTCCAGGAAGGACAGGATGTTCAGGAGCAGCCAATCAGGGAGCCGGACCAGGTAGTCATAGCGATGCCAGCACAGGTTCACCACATAGTCCAGAGTGTGTGGACCAAACACTCGCCCTATGTGACCTGtgaaggacccccccccccacacacacacacattctcattcaataaaatgttatttgaaatAGTAAATTTATTGGCAtatattctaaataaatcatatgATCCTTGGAATTGGACAATACAAGCATTTGAATGTGTGTATTCCTGCTATGGACAATTAAAAGGATATTGTGGGAGTAGgctctctccttccatgtctagaCTTGCCCATCGGGTGACAGATTGATCGTTCGGTTTTATATAAAATAATTATTTATGGAGGGTATGCATTTGTGTGACCTAAAATAGCACTTTATCTctcacgcacgtacacacacacactaccttgtGCGTGGCTATCCTGTAGGAAGTCTGTGTGTGATTTCTTGCTTTCTGCAGGTTGTGGTTTCTCGTGTCGTAGAGGACAGGACACTCTCCACACCTTGAAAACCACCTACGACCAAACCAGGTCTACATGATTACAAGTTAATAGCCTAACAGCGTGCAAATGTAGCCAGTTAGTTACAAAACACACTCTATTCACTTGACTGTGTAAATTACTATTCCCCATTACTGTGGCATTTAAATGGGAAGTTTTGTTCTTTATCATTTTGATATTTCATTAAAACTCTACCATGTGTCTAGCCCAGAGACTGATCCACATCTGTAGCAGAGCCCTAAAGCTGATGATATTTCCAGGGTtgcattccctccctcccctcatctgaCATAGTTTATGAAACAGCTTCGAAATGCTGCACCTAAAATACATCCAGAAGTCAGTACAATAGACTAAGCTAGGTGTTTGTACTGTTTCTGTTCCTGTAGGTGTCTGTACTACACCTGTAGGTGTCGGTATTGTTCCTGTAGttgtctgtactgtacctgtgtcTGTAGGTGTCTATACTGTTCCTGTCGGTGTCTGTACTTTACCTGTAGatgtctgtactgtacctgtaggtgtctgtactgtacctgtaggtgtctgtactgtacctgaaggtgtctatactgttcctgtaggtgtctgtactgttcctgtaggtgtctgtactgtacctgtaggtgtctgtactgtacctgtaggtgtctgtactgtacctgtaggtccCTGTAGTTGTCGGTACTGTCCctgtaggtgtctgtactgtacctgtaggtgtcTGTACTACACCTGTAGGTGTCGGTACTGTTCCTGTAGGTCCCTGTAGTTGTCGGTACTGTCCctgtaggtgtctgtactgtacctgtaggtgtctgtactgtacctgtaggtgtcGGTACTGTTCctgtaggtgtctgtactgtacctgtaggtgtcggtactgtacctgtaggtgtcTGTAGTTGTCGGTACTGTCCctgtaggtgtctgtactgtacctgtaggtgtcTGTAGTTGTcggtactgtacctgtaggtgtctgtactgtacctgtaggtgtcTGTAGTTGTCGGTACTGTCCctgtaggtgtctgtactgtacctgtaggtgtcTGTAGTTGTCGGTACTGTCCctgtaggtgtctgtactgtacctgtaggtgtcTGTAGTTGTCGGTACTGTCCctgtaggtgtctgtactgtacctgtaggtgtcTGTAGTTGTCTGTACTGTCCctgtaggtgtctgtactgtacctgtaggtgtcTGTAGTTGTCGGTACTGTCCctgtaggtgtctgtactgtacctgtaggtgtcTGTAGTTGTCGGTACTGTCCctgtaggtgtctgtactgtacctgtaggtgtcTGTAGTTGTCGGTACTGTCCctgtaggtgtctgtactgtacttgtaggtgtctgtactgtacctgtaggtccCTGTAGTTGTCGGTACTGTCCCTGTAGGTGTCTATACCGTTCCTGTAGGTGTCGGCACTGTCCCTGTAGGtgtctatactgttcctgtaggtgtctgtactgtCCCTGTAGGtgtctatactgttcctgtaggtgtctgtactgtacctgtaggtccCTGTAGTTGTCGGTACTGTCCCTGTAGGTGTCTGCACTGTTCCTGTGTCTGTAGATGACTGTACTGTTCCTGTAGGTGTCTGTACCGTTCTTGTATGTATCTGTACTGTTCCTGCATGTGTCTGTACTGTTCCCGCTGGTGTCTGTAGTTGTCTGTACTGTAGTTGC
Above is a genomic segment from Oncorhynchus gorbuscha isolate QuinsamMale2020 ecotype Even-year linkage group LG23, OgorEven_v1.0, whole genome shotgun sequence containing:
- the LOC124011032 gene encoding F-box only protein 36-like; this translates as MSSLLSECLYEIRQQAAPPCKDYHQLTVTQTQVVFKVWRVSCPLRHEKPQPAESKKSHTDFLQDSHAQGHIGRVFGPHTLDYVVNLCWHRYDYLVRLPDWLLLNILSFLEWADIKNISQTCKRLQQLCCSEGFWAQGTAGARYGQSEVTMEGVSPTLQRRLVVFHRRQVLSRLAQQQQQHSKRNSVWHL